The Methanolobus sp. WCC4 genome includes the window GGTAACATCAGGAGTAGTGCATTGAAGTTGATCGAGTCCGGATCTGCCAGACTTGCAAATGAGATACCTGCAATTGACAGGAAAAGCAATGCTGCAAGACCGAATATCGTTAAGGTCACAAGACCTAACAGGATGCGCAGAACGAAAAGTGATAATCCTTTTCCGAAGTATCTTTTGAAATATTTCCGTATCTGTACATCATTGGATACCAGCGATCCTACAAAAACGAATTCCATTACACTGCTGATTATGCTCATCACCAGTACAAAGAGAATTATCGCCAGGACAATACCGATCATAAGGGCCACCACAGAATGAGATGCGAAGAAATTCTGTATCGTATCCATTATCTCGGTAAGACCGGCCGGTACATCTGAGAAGTCCGTATTGGAATCACCATAGGAACCACCATTCCCCCCGCTGTTGAATCCACTGCCACTTCCAACAAAGAAAGCTATTATGGCTAATTTGATCCATTTCCAGAGGTCAAAGGGTTCAATAAGACATGTCCGTGTCCTTTCTATGGCACGGCCTACAGCATCAATTACATACCAGCTCATGTAAATTACTATAAAGTGTGCAGATAAATAGTTACTGGTTTTGTCTCAATTGGAATATCAGTTGAAATATGAATTGACACTGCTGCGGTTCCTTGCACCAAGTATGACCTGTTTCAGCATTACGAGCCCGTCATCCTGCGGGTAATAACCTATCGCCCTTTCCAGGATCTCCAGTGACTTTTCAGGCATCGATGAATGAAGACATGCATCTGCAAAGGTTATGAGCACGGTCCTGGAGAAAGGATCTATCTCAAGAGCTTCCTCAAAGATAGCAATTCCTGTTTCAGGTTCACCTTTAAGGCAATAGGCAAGTCCTTTGAGTGACAGGGCCCCTTCATCCTCTGGATTATGTTCAAGGATCTCATCCAGACAGGATATCGCTTTTTCGTATTCCCCGTCAGCGATCAGGATATCGGACTGACGTAGAAGGAGCTCTTCATTTGTAGCAGAACCATCCATAATAAAAAATGAATGTTCATTATTAATAAATATTTCACCCTGTGAACAGTCTCAATATAAAATAAATTGATGAGTTGAAAATAAAATAGATAAGATACCTTATGATCGATATCTTATATCATATACTCAAAGCGATGTTCCCGAACATGTTCAGGTCCATATGTCTCTCACTTGCACAACGTTTCAGCATTGAAAGACCTTTTTCCATGATCCTTGATGCTGCCATGATATGCAGAAGCGGGACATCTCCATTCTCAAAGCGGTCACCCATTTCTTTCATTCCCTCAATGAATCCGTTCTCTATCAGATCAACCGGGTCCATGCCTGCATCCACCGCTTCCCTTACGGCAGATTCGGCCTCGACGCTGTCAAAGTTCAGAATAGAGTCCCGTGCTTTTTCTATTATCTTCTGAAATAATGGTTTTAACGGTTTGTCAGCTTCCATTTGACCAATCCTTAATTCGTATCCTTCTATGCTTTCTATATTGTTCAGAGAAGATCCCTCGTCCATGTGGAAGTTCCCTGTTCACTTCATACCTGTTGTTCTGATCGTTCGTGTTAATCCAATTAACTTGTTTTAAAACAACTAAATTTGACTACTCTTTAATGATATTTAAATGATACGCCTTTTTGTAGTTCTTCAAA containing:
- a CDS encoding tetratricopeptide repeat protein is translated as MDGSATNEELLLRQSDILIADGEYEKAISCLDEILEHNPEDEGALSLKGLAYCLKGEPETGIAIFEEALEIDPFSRTVLITFADACLHSSMPEKSLEILERAIGYYPQDDGLVMLKQVILGARNRSSVNSYFN
- a CDS encoding B12-binding domain-containing protein — encoded protein: MDEGSSLNNIESIEGYELRIGQMEADKPLKPLFQKIIEKARDSILNFDSVEAESAVREAVDAGMDPVDLIENGFIEGMKEMGDRFENGDVPLLHIMAASRIMEKGLSMLKRCASERHMDLNMFGNIALSI